A genomic region of Sideroxydans sp. CL21 contains the following coding sequences:
- the ubiG gene encoding bifunctional 2-polyprenyl-6-hydroxyphenol methylase/3-demethylubiquinol 3-O-methyltransferase UbiG, with protein sequence MSNADPIELEKFSQLAHKWWDKNSEFKPLHEINPLRLGYIDRIASLSGKTVLDVGCGGGILTESLAASGAKVTGIDLADKSLQVAKLHLLESGMQVEYRKVAVEELAAERPAHYDVVTCMEMLEHVPDPAAVVAACAQLAKPGGHVFFSTLNRNPKSYLFAILGAEYVLNLLPRGTHDFAKFIKPSELAQWCRDAGLTVSDITGMSYNPLNKSYSLGHDTSVNYMAACRKD encoded by the coding sequence ATGTCCAACGCCGACCCTATCGAACTGGAAAAATTCTCGCAACTCGCCCACAAGTGGTGGGACAAGAACAGCGAATTCAAGCCTCTGCACGAGATTAACCCTTTGCGCCTTGGGTACATCGACCGCATCGCGTCTCTTTCCGGCAAGACGGTGCTGGATGTGGGCTGCGGCGGCGGCATTTTGACGGAGAGCCTGGCAGCGTCCGGCGCCAAGGTGACGGGCATCGACCTTGCAGACAAGTCGTTGCAAGTCGCCAAACTGCACTTGCTGGAAAGCGGCATGCAGGTGGAATACCGCAAGGTGGCAGTGGAAGAGCTGGCTGCCGAGCGCCCCGCCCATTACGACGTGGTGACCTGCATGGAGATGCTGGAACATGTACCCGATCCCGCCGCCGTGGTCGCAGCCTGCGCCCAACTGGCGAAGCCGGGCGGACATGTGTTCTTCTCCACGCTGAACCGCAACCCGAAGTCGTACCTGTTCGCAATCCTCGGCGCGGAATATGTACTCAATCTGCTGCCGCGCGGAACGCACGACTTCGCCAAATTCATCAAACCTTCCGAGCTCGCGCAATGGTGCCGCGATGCGGGGCTGACTGTTTCGGATATCACAGGCATGAGCTATAACCCGCTGAACAAGAGCTACTCCCTCGGGCACGATACCAGCGTCAATTACATGGCCGCTTGCCGCAAAGACTAA
- a CDS encoding HAD-IA family hydrolase: MIQAVLFDLDGTFADSAPDLGAALNHVRELHDLPPLPIEILRLQASHGSRGLLKLGMNVEPDAPNYEALRDAFLQHYESHICDNTVLFPGMGALIAELERHDLPWGIVTNKPHRYTVPLMEKLGYAKRAACLVSGDTCARAKPHPMPLLHAADLMGVIPENCLYLGDDLRDMEAAQAAGMTGIIAAYGYIDPVADLTAWPASGSVLTPFALLRYIQN, encoded by the coding sequence GTGATTCAGGCAGTTCTCTTCGATCTCGACGGCACCTTCGCTGATTCCGCCCCCGACTTGGGTGCGGCACTTAACCATGTGCGTGAGTTGCACGACCTGCCACCTTTACCCATCGAGATTCTCCGTCTGCAGGCTTCTCATGGCTCGCGCGGACTGCTCAAACTGGGAATGAACGTCGAGCCGGACGCGCCCAATTACGAAGCGTTGCGCGATGCATTCCTGCAGCATTATGAAAGTCACATCTGCGACAACACTGTCCTGTTCCCCGGCATGGGAGCGCTGATTGCCGAACTGGAGCGGCACGATCTGCCCTGGGGCATCGTCACCAACAAGCCGCACCGCTATACCGTTCCGCTGATGGAAAAACTCGGCTATGCCAAACGCGCAGCCTGTCTGGTTAGTGGCGATACCTGCGCACGCGCCAAACCGCATCCGATGCCGTTGCTGCACGCGGCAGATCTGATGGGGGTCATCCCGGAAAACTGCCTCTATCTGGGCGACGATCTGCGCGACATGGAAGCAGCACAGGCCGCAGGCATGACTGGCATCATCGCGGCATACGGCTATATCGATCCGGTTGCGGATCTAACCGCCTGGCCTGCCTCCGGCAGCGTACTAACACCCTTTGCCCTGCTGCGTTACATCCAGAACTGA
- a CDS encoding integrase arm-type DNA-binding domain-containing protein: protein MKLSDPAVKKAKPEAKPYKMADGGGMYLEVMPNGSKYWRLKYRFGGKEKRFALGVYPDVTLSDARSRRDEARKQLANDIDPSEHRKATKAAKSERAANSFEIVAREWIAKQSNTWTANHADRIIKRLERDIFPWIGGKPIAEIKAPELLATLRRIEERGAVETSHRALQNCGQVFRYAIATGRADRDPSPDLKGALPPVKQEHHAAITDPMAIADLLRAMDGYKGAFVTKCALRLAPLFFVRPGELRKAEWAEFDLDKAEWNIPAARMKMREPHLVPLSTQAIEILRELHALTGDGRYVFPGARTNGRPMSDNAVLAALRRMGFAKDEMSGHGFRAMARTILDEVLQVRPDFIEHQLAHAVRDPNGRAYNRTAHLAERRAMMQQWADYLDKIKQGAEVLTLRA from the coding sequence ATGAAGCTATCAGACCCGGCGGTAAAGAAAGCCAAACCAGAAGCCAAACCCTACAAAATGGCAGACGGCGGCGGAATGTATCTGGAGGTGATGCCGAACGGCTCAAAGTATTGGAGGCTCAAATATCGTTTTGGCGGAAAGGAAAAGCGGTTCGCCTTGGGCGTATATCCAGACGTAACCCTATCCGACGCTCGATCCAGGCGCGATGAAGCCCGCAAGCAACTCGCAAACGATATTGATCCCAGCGAACACCGCAAAGCCACCAAGGCAGCAAAATCCGAACGCGCAGCTAATAGCTTTGAAATCGTTGCACGCGAATGGATCGCAAAACAATCCAATACCTGGACAGCCAACCATGCCGATAGAATCATCAAACGGCTTGAACGCGACATATTCCCTTGGATTGGCGGAAAGCCAATAGCTGAAATCAAAGCGCCAGAGTTGCTTGCCACTCTCCGCAGGATTGAAGAACGCGGAGCAGTCGAGACTTCACATCGTGCGCTCCAAAATTGCGGGCAGGTTTTCCGTTATGCCATAGCAACGGGACGCGCCGATCGCGACCCTTCTCCAGACCTCAAGGGTGCCCTACCCCCAGTAAAACAAGAACACCATGCCGCCATTACCGATCCTATGGCAATCGCCGACCTTCTGCGCGCCATGGATGGTTATAAAGGCGCGTTCGTTACCAAGTGCGCTCTCCGCCTCGCCCCCCTATTCTTTGTACGCCCTGGGGAACTACGTAAAGCCGAATGGGCAGAGTTTGACTTAGATAAGGCCGAGTGGAACATTCCCGCAGCTCGTATGAAGATGCGCGAACCACACCTTGTTCCCCTATCCACCCAAGCAATAGAAATTCTTCGCGAACTGCACGCATTAACAGGCGATGGACGTTATGTGTTTCCAGGGGCGCGAACGAATGGCAGGCCAATGAGTGACAATGCAGTATTGGCCGCACTGCGCCGCATGGGATTTGCCAAAGATGAAATGAGTGGTCACGGCTTTCGTGCCATGGCGCGTACCATCTTGGATGAAGTTTTACAGGTGCGCCCCGACTTCATAGAACATCAACTTGCCCATGCCGTACGCGACCCCAATGGGCGCGCATACAACCGTACAGCACACCTTGCAGAACGCCGCGCCATGATGCAGCAATGGGCGGATTATCTGGACAAGATTAAGCAAGGTGCAGAAGTGCTAACGCTTCGAGCATAA
- a CDS encoding adenylate/guanylate cyclase domain-containing protein: MNKKAGGDDTSTNPTQDNIQEILHKVIIAHQQALTLLQQTEAAYSRLIPHQLLHLLEAKSIVDVKLGDQVERKMTILFSDIRDFTPLSESMTPTENFEFINSYLGQMEPVISRHHGIIDKYIGDTIMALFEKGADDAVSGAIAMQERLDYYNAGRIRAGYEPINVGIGLNTGVVMIGTVGGINRMDSTVIGDAVNLTSRIEEATKTYHAPLIISQNTLYDLADPKKFDIRFLDRIRVKGKSQPLSIYEVFDNNPEELRNSKRETLEIFEKAVAYYHLKDTEKAIPLLRQCIDISPEDFPALFYLERCYEFQATGQHLGTGELQTGLAWKEDQHTGLPEVDAAHHVLMEHINTLSAQIDQNDCGKFADIFPFLAQHTQQLFPIEEKMMRERNYPFADGHAQEHKRFIENFSELEKKARIGKEDPRYLAFRTELLLLDWFSSHATKADRHFSRSLLQNKPK, translated from the coding sequence ATGAACAAGAAAGCCGGGGGAGATGACACATCCACCAATCCAACACAAGACAATATCCAGGAGATATTGCACAAAGTCATCATCGCCCATCAACAGGCGTTGACTCTGCTGCAACAGACCGAGGCGGCGTATAGTCGGCTGATCCCGCATCAATTGCTCCACCTGCTCGAAGCCAAAAGCATCGTGGATGTAAAGCTGGGCGACCAGGTCGAACGCAAAATGACCATTCTGTTCTCGGACATCCGCGATTTCACTCCGCTATCGGAATCCATGACCCCGACGGAAAACTTCGAGTTCATCAATTCGTATCTCGGCCAGATGGAACCCGTCATCAGCCGCCATCACGGCATCATCGACAAATACATCGGCGACACCATCATGGCCCTGTTCGAAAAAGGCGCGGATGATGCAGTCAGCGGTGCCATCGCCATGCAGGAACGGCTGGATTATTACAATGCCGGACGCATACGTGCGGGCTACGAGCCGATCAACGTCGGCATCGGCCTGAACACGGGCGTGGTGATGATCGGCACGGTGGGCGGCATCAACCGCATGGACAGCACCGTGATCGGCGATGCCGTGAACCTGACCTCGCGCATCGAAGAAGCCACCAAGACCTACCATGCGCCCCTCATCATCAGCCAGAACACTTTGTACGACCTGGCCGACCCAAAAAAATTCGACATCCGATTCCTGGACCGCATTCGCGTCAAAGGCAAATCACAGCCGCTTTCCATTTATGAAGTCTTCGACAACAACCCCGAAGAACTGCGTAACAGTAAACGGGAAACCCTGGAGATATTCGAAAAGGCGGTCGCCTATTACCACCTGAAAGACACCGAGAAAGCCATCCCGCTGCTCAGGCAGTGCATCGATATTTCCCCAGAGGACTTTCCTGCCCTCTTCTACCTGGAGCGCTGCTACGAATTTCAGGCCACCGGACAGCATTTGGGAACCGGAGAACTGCAGACCGGGCTGGCATGGAAAGAAGACCAACATACCGGCTTGCCGGAAGTCGACGCGGCACATCATGTTTTGATGGAACACATCAACACACTCTCCGCACAAATCGATCAAAACGACTGCGGCAAGTTTGCCGACATTTTCCCCTTCCTCGCGCAGCACACCCAACAACTCTTCCCCATAGAAGAAAAAATGATGCGGGAGCGCAATTACCCCTTCGCCGATGGCCATGCCCAGGAGCACAAGCGCTTCATCGAAAATTTTTCCGAACTGGAAAAGAAAGCCAGAATCGGCAAGGAAGACCCGCGCTACCTCGCCTTCCGTACCGAACTGCTACTGCTCGACTGGTTCTCTTCGCATGCCACCAAGGCTGACCGCCACTTCTCCCGCTCCCTGCTGCAGAACAAGCCGAAGTAA